The genomic region GCCTCTGCACTCAATACTATTTATACATAATAAATTTTTTAAATATAGTAAAAGACCTTTTTGTTGCATATTTTTATCTTTTTGTATCGGAGATACTCTATGCGAAAAGATAACACACAGCAAATACAAAAAGCCGTTGTAGCAGGTAATGCACCAAGCTTAACTGCTATTGATTATGCGCGCCTGCCTCTTTCTTATGAAGTATTTCGCGCAAATCAATTCTATTTAGAAGATGCATATTACTTAGGGAGGAATATCAGGGCAGCAACCTTTGCAAGTCAAACGCTTTTTGAGCACATCTATACTATGCAAGTTTTTAATAATACACAGGAATACAAAATAGATTCTATAATTATCAATGACAGCCCACTTGTCTTAAAAGAAGAATTCCACGTAAAACGTGATTTTTTACTAAAAACTCTCCATAAGCACAGCTTTATTGACACCCTCTACAACGGCAGAATCTCAGAGAATATTGGCGAATTTTTAGAATATGATATTTTGCAAAAACTCTACTGCAACAAAAACCCAACAAGCGGAATCTACCTTTGTGCCATAGCTGTCGCGCTAGGATACAGAGAAATTTACTTAACAGGCATTGATTTTTATGAGGGCAAAACTTATGCCTTTAATCATTCTAAAACAAATATTTCAAAATTTATACCGGAAGTTTTGGAAAATCTTACACTTCCACAAGAGCCACAGCAAGAGAGCTATCATAGCAAAGCAGCAGACCTAGAGGCATTAGAATTTTTGGCAAAAACCTACAATGTGGCATTTTACTCACTCTCTCCTGCTAGCCCACTCTCGCGCTATATCCCTCTAGCACCCATTACAAACAACACAGCAAAACCAGAAAAAAAGCCTTCAAATTACACAAATGATATTATTTTGCCACCAGAGCACGCTTACCGCACTTTTAGAATGCTGAATGAACATATAGATTATTCAAAACGTGGCAGAGTAAAAAATAACTTTTATCTTAAGCTCCTCTATGATTTAGCGCGTTTGCCTCGCGACCTCAAGTATTGTTTTAAGAAGCCAAAAATATGCTAAAATGTTATCCTAAGCAAAAAAATAAGATTACTAAGGTGTAGCAAACATGTCCTTAAAACAAACACTGAAAAAATGTATAGCACTCCTAAGGCGACAAACAAATACCCTAATTACCTTACAAAAGCTTCATCGGATTACATATAAGACAGCCTTTATAGGGGGGGGGGGGCAATATACCCTTAATCTCGCAAGGTTTGCCACAGAACCACCTTTCAACAAAGCACCATAAAAATTCTCTACAAAATCCATATGCCTTTATCCGTGTCAAAAATGAAGAAAAAACATTACGCGCAAGTTTAGATTCTATGCTACCTGCGATTAAACGCGGAGTGATTGGATATAACGACTGCACAGATTCTAGTGAGGAAATTATTTTAGAATTTTGTAAAAAATATCCCAGCTTTATCCCTGCAAAATACCCTCATCAAGTATTCTTAGAGAATCCACAAAACGAATGCAACAAACTCCATAGCTATTATAACTTTGTGCTTTCATTTATCCCAGAGAATGAATGGTTTATGAAAATTGATGTTGATCATATCTATGAGCCAACGCTCTTGCAAAAAACATTTTGCATTCCTAAGAAAAAAAATCATGCGGTAGTTTATCCTCGCATAAATTTTATAGTTGAAGATTCTAAAATTTATGTCCAAAATAGTGGTAAAAATGGCTTTATAGATGGCTACGATCAATTATTAGTATGCAAAAAGAAAATTACATTTACTGAACGTAAAACCTCCAAAGCAGCACAATGGATTGATAACACAAAACACGAAAACACACTTTACTCTGAAAG from Helicobacter himalayensis harbors:
- a CDS encoding alpha-2,3-sialyltransferase; translated protein: MRKDNTQQIQKAVVAGNAPSLTAIDYARLPLSYEVFRANQFYLEDAYYLGRNIRAATFASQTLFEHIYTMQVFNNTQEYKIDSIIINDSPLVLKEEFHVKRDFLLKTLHKHSFIDTLYNGRISENIGEFLEYDILQKLYCNKNPTSGIYLCAIAVALGYREIYLTGIDFYEGKTYAFNHSKTNISKFIPEVLENLTLPQEPQQESYHSKAADLEALEFLAKTYNVAFYSLSPASPLSRYIPLAPITNNTAKPEKKPSNYTNDIILPPEHAYRTFRMLNEHIDYSKRGRVKNNFYLKLLYDLARLPRDLKYCFKKPKIC
- a CDS encoding glycosyltransferase yields the protein MPQNHLSTKHHKNSLQNPYAFIRVKNEEKTLRASLDSMLPAIKRGVIGYNDCTDSSEEIILEFCKKYPSFIPAKYPHQVFLENPQNECNKLHSYYNFVLSFIPENEWFMKIDVDHIYEPTLLQKTFCIPKKKNHAVVYPRINFIVEDSKIYVQNSGKNGFIDGYDQLLVCKKKITFTERKTSKAAQWIDNTKHENTLYSESQVLPNDIRYFHAPLIQWHFPAVKQRRKDYTKYLQLLSLQEFKNKNSHLIDSVIPSFMLEEKVILEQYEKFM